Part of the Perognathus longimembris pacificus isolate PPM17 chromosome 1, ASM2315922v1, whole genome shotgun sequence genome, TAACCCAGTTGAAGGCCAGCTCACTCCCGGTTATGCAGGGCCATGGCACCTCAACTCTCATGTGGCATGGGACAATGCAACAGAGACAACCAAGAAGGGCAGGGGTCACTCTGCATGGGCTGGAGCCCTCCTCCCAATACATAAAAGCAGAAGCCAGTCGATAGCCAGGACAAACAAGTGAACACAGACTTGAAGGACATGAGATACCTGGCTCCACTGGAAGTGGACGGGGCTGAAGGCAGGAGCTGTGGTCCCAGGTGGGAGAGGCTGGAACGGAAGAAGGGTTGGCTCCCCAGGGCAGAGGCTGCCCCACCCCAGGGGTTGGTGGTGTTCAGCCTGGGCGCAGACCTGGCCCCAGACAGTGAGGGCTTGTTGTATGGGGCGAAGGCTTGGTGAGCCCCAAAGACAAAGGTAGTCCTGTGGGAGGCTTGAGAGGTGGAATAGGCAGGAAGGTTGGTCATGGAGTGGCGGTAGCGGCCCGACACAGGGCCAGTCCCACTGCCATGGAGGCACTGTTGGCAAGAGCAGGCGGCTCCCGTGTGGCCTGGTGGAGCGATGACGGTGGTTATAGGGTAAGGTAGCCCAACTTGGCGCCGCACACTTCGGCAGAAGCTGGAAGTCTTATTGGTCTGTGTGTGGGTGGCATAGTTGATGGTGTAGTTGTACCCCAGGGGAGCCAGGTCTACAAGCTGGGTGCCTCCAGCCACCTGCTGCTCCAGATAGTCACAGATGCTGGCTTCATAGGCTGTCCAGGAGCCATCATCGCCCAGCCACTCCCAGACGATGCCCCGGCCCGGGGCTGAATTCTGGGGAAATAGGTGCCTGCGCACGGCCCGCATGGTGCCTGTTCAAAAGAGCAGGGCACATAAACAGGGATGTGCTAGCCACCCCTCCAAAACACACAACCAAACAGACTGGGAATTTGACAAGTCTTTTCCTGTTTGATGTTCAGTGCTAGGCAAAGGATCTAGGGCCTCACCCATGCTAGGTGCTTTGCCACTAACTTATATTCCTAGACCTAGAATTCTTTtctcacaaaacaaaatgatCACTGGTGGTGTACATAAGGCCATGCAAAGACATATGCCTGGAGGGCTGGCACTAGCTATTCTTCCAGAGCTACAGGTAGAGTGCAAAGATGTGCAGAGACATTTCCAGTGGTGGGAATGGGACAAAAGGCAGTAGGCAAGTTTAGTCCTCAAAATATTTCCAAacgccaggagctggtagctcatgcctataatcctagctactcagaaggctgagatgaggatagagatggttcaaagcccatgcagaaaagtccccatgagacacttatctccaactaactactcaaaagccaaaagtggagctgtggctcacagtggtagagcactagcctttagtgcccaagtcctgagttcaagctccacaccaTCCAAAAATTTCCAAGGATTGCTTAACATGCATTACGTCCAAGATTCAATCccaagcaccaaaaaataaaaattattctagaGATGACACTTCTATGGCTCTACttttgtgtgtgcatctgtgtgtgccagtactggagcttgaatgcaggacctgagtatatgaaccacaggcacccagcctacatctttaaaaacaattaagaaagccaggtgccaatggcccatacctgtaatcctagctcctcaggagccttagacctgaggatcatgctttaaaaccagcccaggcagtaagagTCATCTGTGATTAACtattaaaaagctagaagtatgagctgtggctcaagtggaaaagcaccagggctaggaatatggcctagtggcaagagtgcttgccttatatacatgaagccctgggttcaattccccagcaccatatatatagaaaacggccagaagtggcgctgtggctcaagtggcagagtgctggccttgagcaaaaagaagccagggacagtgctcaggcccttagtccaaggcccaggactggcaaaaataaaaaataaaaataaaaataaatgcttgcctcaagtggaaaagcaccagcCTCGAtcgaaaaagctaaaggatagcccaggccctgtgcaagcctgatactggcacaaaatcaaacaaacaaataaacaaaataaaaacactgaaaatgggactggagttgtggcttaatagaatgccagctgtgagtaaaacagctgagcccctgaattcaagttccagtacaaaaagaggaaaaaaaaaaaaaacaccaactggTACCATAACTTACTTCTTCCCAGCCAGTCTTTTAAGAATGAGTATTAAaggttggggatgtggcctagtggcaagagcgcttgcctcgtatacttgaagccctgggttcgattccccagcaccacatatacagaaaatggccagaagtggcgctgtgactcaagtggcagagtgctagccttgagcaaaaaagaagccagggacagtgctcaggccctgagtccaaggcccaggactggcaaaaaaaaaaagaatgactattAAGTAGCAGACAATCACACTGAAACCATTTCCTTCTAGTTCCACATAGCATTTCCTATCTCTGAAACTTTTTAAATCTATGACTATACAATTCTCTAATATGGATTTACCATTCCTTTTGATTTCAAGTCCAACCACATTCTTTAGCTTGTCTATTTTGTTTTGGTACAGGTCTGACTATGTAGCCCAGCTGACCTCATACGCTCCGTCCTCTGCCTCATCTCTCCTGTGTCCCAGGCCTGGTCTCAACAGTGTCTCTCAATAGTAGAATCATGGCATACTCTACTTCCATGCTGGCCAGCTTGCCAGGGACCTGTGGGACCCTGCAGGCTGAAGCAGGCACAGAGTCTGGGAGACAAGGAGGAAGCCTCCACAACGTGCTCGATACTACCCTCCATTACTAAGAGGTTTTCTTCACCTGAGTGGAGCTGGTCTATAGCTCCACATCTCAGCTGTGCTCATTTCAGGGTGTAACTCCAACATCTGGCATGGCATCTAGCCCAAAGCAGGTGCTCAGATTCTATGGGAGGCAAAGGGGCATACCGGTGTCCTGGCGGAACTGGGTCCAGCTGGGGAGATCGATGATGTAGGGAGCCAGTGAGGGGTCCGCCTGGCCCAAGGGGATGCTATGAGCTAGGCTCCCCAATCCAAAGCGCTGACCCTTCTGCTGGACAAACTGCTGTTCAATGTAGTTGCAGACAGCTGCGCTGTAGGGGTGCCAGGTGTTCAGCCCATCCCGCCATTCCCACACAGCCACTGCCACAGGGCTGGGATAAACTTGAGCCAGGGAAGGGTTTGGGGCCATGGCCATCTTCCCAGGATGCCCTCTGCTTCCCCAGATGGCTTCAGACCACTTGAGGCGGCAGTCTTGGATTCATTGCCCAGCAACTCCAGCAGACCTGGAAACAAGACAGACATAGTTACCTGCACACAGCCTCAGTGTTGGGGAAAGAAAACAGGCTTCCAAAACACCATAAAGGCACCGGGAATCACTGATCCTGTCTGTGACCAGTGACAGCCAGGGGAATTCCAAGCCAATCCTGCAACCTGCCTAGCTCGGAGGATGTACAATGAGGTGCAAAGCATTAGCCACACATGTGTCTTCCCTCCAACCCAGCTACTTGGCTGGCCCTCTCACACTGTCTTCCCAGTCACCCCAGGCCCTGGACTGAGTCTTAATTCATGTAAGAGTCTATgcttcccagcccaggttttccTGTGGGACAGAGGAAACACCCACCCTGCCATAGGTCAGCCATGCTACCTCCAGGAGGAGGAAGGACTCCAGAATCTCCTGGAGCCAGTGGCAGAACTGGGATGTaggccaggttctggctcctccacatttccatgcaGCCCCTGCACAAAACTgaccataacaaaaaaaaagccctaaatAAGAAAGTGCTTCTTGTAGGTCTCCAAGCCTCCCTGGGCCTCGCTGACCACTGTCAGGCCCTACTCACAAACCCCTGCCCATCTCGGGACATCCTTCTCTGAGCCAGTCAGGTCCACACTCCTCCCTGTGCCCTGGCTGCATCCTCCATGCTCAGGAAGGCTTCTCCTGGCCACCTAGCACATGGCTGTCACATGAGCTCCTAGCTCTTTACTCAGCATTACTGACCAGAATCACACAAGGGCATGGGGATGCCCTGGCCTCCTGTCCCACGAGTGCCCTGCTCACAGTTGTATGTCTGGAATGCAGCAGGGGCCTCAGCGAGGGGCCTGTGCTCAGCGCAGTGAGCGCAGATCTACATATGGTAGCTCAGAACACTGCTGAAGACATGGGCAAGGCTGTCCCTCAACAGGAGGTCTGCCAGGGCGCCTGACACTGCCCCCAGCACTGGCTCTTAGAGGACAGGGCCCAACAAACCAAGTGACAAAATGTACGATGGTCTCAGCAATTCTCCCACTTTAGGTCAGGTAGCCAAGGCAGGAAGGGTTCAGACTTTTCCAAGGTCATACATATCCTACTAAGTGCAGAGAGGAAGGCTTGGCCTGGACGCTGCCTGGGCTCCTGCTagcagaagaaggaagggagaagtggTAAGAcctctacacaggaggctggacTCAACATCCTGTTCACACCACCGCTGGCTCCCCCACCCTCTAGTTACACACTCCCTGTTTTGCAGTTGTAGAAGCAGATTCAGCTGCACCCCTTTGCTCACAGTCAtgtggagagccacaggctggggCCACAGCTTCTGCACTGCCCTAGGCTGCACCACTCTCCACAGCTGCAGGAGAAGGCTCCTGGAAGTGTCTGAAAGCAATCCAGGCTCTCCACTGCCGAACTCACCACATCCCTAGCTcactctcatctgtaaaataaagatgCTAACTAATACAGGAGACCAAGACAGACCGCATGAAGTATCCCAAGTTGTGCCTCCACCCTTTCTTACCTCCGCTACCTAAGGCACAGGGTGGCGAGGCCCCCCTAGGACACTGCACACACCTGCCACAGAGCTGCCAGGGAGGAAAAGATTTGGGGTACCCTGGGCAAGGCTGGCTCCTTAAAATCACAAGCCTCTGTGTAACCACCCAAAGCACAAGCACAGGATCTCCAGAGCTGCCACTCGCCCATGGGTATGTTCCATCATGTCTGCTCTGAACAAACAACTCGCACAACTCTTCAACAAAGGAGTAAGGAACCTTGGCTCAAGCTTCCCAGGCAGGCATGAGGGCCACAGACTCAGGGCCCACTGGGGTCCAGGCCCTGTAATGCCCTGTACTGGAGACTCAAGATGATGAACAGGCACCCTCTGAGAGCAGAGTCCAGTTGGACTCCAAGATGAAGATGCAGCTCTTCGGTGTTCCAGGTCACCAAGGGTCTGAGGCCCCAGAAGACAAAGAAGGGGACATCCTCTTGTTGGCAGGCATGCCCCTGGGGGTCCACTTGAACCTAGCAATTACTTACCACACAGCCATGAGTCAGTGTACTCACGGCTCTGCAAAAGCCCTGGCCAGCACCAGGCTGTAGTTCAAAAGGCCATTTTGTTTCAGCACCTAATGATAGGGGATATGTAGAGTATtcacacacaccagtcctggggcttgaacttggggcctatgcACTATCACagagtttgtttttgctcaaggctaatggcctaccactttgagccacagaaccatttccagctttttggtagttaattggaggtaagagtctcat contains:
- the Dtx2 gene encoding probable E3 ubiquitin-protein ligase DTX2 isoform X2, yielding MAMAPNPSLAQVYPSPVAVAVWEWRDGLNTWHPYSAAVCNYIEQQFVQQKGQRFGLGSLAHSIPLGQADPSLAPYIIDLPSWTQFRQDTGTMRAVRRHLFPQNSAPGRGIVWEWLGDDGSWTAYEASICDYLEQQVAGGTQLVDLAPLGYNYTINYATHTQTNKTSSFCRSVRRQVGLPYPITTVIAPPGHTGAACSCQQCLHGSGTGPVSGRYRHSMTNLPAYSTSQASHRTTFVFGAHQAFAPYNKPSLSGARSAPRLNTTNPWGGAASALGSQPFFRSSLSHLGPQLLPSAPSTSSGASASLPSGPSSSSGNVPATVPVQIPKPSRVQQALAGGAPRPEPEQVIKSYTEELKTPPDEDCIICMEKLSTVSGYSDSTDNKTLGPVAVGRLTKCSHAFHLLCLLAMYCNGNKDGSLQCPSCKTIYGEKTGTQPRGKMEVHRYQMSLPGHEDCGTILIIYTIPHGIQGPEHPNPGKPFTARGFPRQCYLPDNIQGRKVLELLKVAWKRRLIFTVGTSSTTGETDTVVWNEIHHKTEMDRNVTGHGYPDPNYLQNVLAELAAQGVTEDCLQSP